Below is a window of Podospora pseudocomata strain CBS 415.72m chromosome 1 map unlocalized CBS415.72m_1.2, whole genome shotgun sequence DNA.
GACGCGGACGAATTCGCCAATCCCACACGAGGCCAAGATACCGAAGTGAAAGCACTTAAAGCGGCCCTTGAAGAGTGCTGGACATTATGCAATACTCTCGCCAATCTCAGTTCGATTCACCGAAAGCAAGTCTTCCACAGCTCTGGCACTCCTGATGCCCACGAAAGGGCATGGAAATGCTGCTGGAAGCTCTGCAAACGATTATATCACAGCCGAGACGACGTCTCAGAGTCATTTGGAGTGCGGACCAATCTAGATCTATGTCGGGACTTTTGTCAGTCACTCTTTGATGTGAGGCAAAGAACCAATGAGACGGCGGACTCGATCCTGAGGGTCAGCTTTGAGCTCAACAATCAGTACGTTTCCTTTTGTTGGTGACGGGGATATCATGTCTAACAAGATGAAACAGTTTATACAGCGCTCAGGACAGCCGAACGCTCCCTGAAGCCTTCCGGGAGCGAACACTGGATTTCTACATCACCCTGTGTCACCGACTGATGAAGCAACGCAACGACTTGGCCGAAGAAACTGACTCGTTGTTACGGGCATGCTGGGCGCTGGCTGAGATGCTCTTCAGCCTTCGGCAAAACCGAAGAGACGGAAAGGCCCCCGACGAAGAACTCCTTGGCTCAGCCGTCCAGGCTTGTTGGGAGCTGTGCGACATATTCCGTGAGGGCTGGACACAGGTTCGACCAGATCGCGGTACACCGAGACCAAACCAGGTCAACTTTTTCGCGGCCAACCCAACTTTTGGCCTGCAAATGAGCAGTCACCAATCTGAAGTCGAGCGCTCCAATGCCGGAAGCCGTGCCTCCCTACGCTCGAAACGGGAGAGTTTGCGGAGCCTGGGTGAACTTGAGCGACCTCGCGCACGACCCGTCGTACCCGAAACTCCAGTGACTGAATTTGAAGATACACCAATCTCACCCGACGCCAGCCCACAGATGCCCAACATTCTTGTGCTTGGGACGTCGGACTCTCGCAGCGATCGTGGGGGGCGTTGGTCGAGCAATGCCTCGAACCTGTCTGGTTACAGCCAAAACACGTCCAGTACGGCCACCACAGCGACGACGATAGAAGATGTCAACATCACCCGCATCAAAGCCCTCGTCGTGAAGGCGGCACTCAACATAGGTTTTGACCGCAGTGCACCGGGGGCAGATGCGCCATCCGCTCTACAATCATTCGTCAACGACCTCCCTCAGCACTCCTTTGGTGGGCTGCCCAACCAAGTCTCTTTGCTGCAGAATTACAAGAATCTCGTGTTAGCAGACGCATCATTCCGCTCTCCGGCTACATTACCCGCCCGTGGGAAGCGGTTCAACGCTGTGGAAGTGGCCAAGAGCGTcgggtggatgatgatcagATCAGGCCAGTATAACTTTTTGAGGGATCTATACCGGCTTGTCTTCGGGTGTCAGCTAGAGGATGCCGACACGAGGAAGAATGTTTCCATTGTGGTATAATGGGGGCAGCCCCCTCGTTGGTCATACCGAGGACGGGGAGATTGGGATCCCGGTTACAAAACCAGGTCGCGGCCAGGTGTGTGTCGGCCGAAAAGGATTTTGCTTGTGGCTGCGTCGCATAAACATCACTTTGTTCAGAAGAACCTCGGATTCAATACCCCTGAATCGAGCGAAGCCGCCTTTTCATCAACTCAACACTCGAGGCGCCGTCAGTCTCTACCACAGAGAACCAACCCACAATTTGCGCATatctaccaccctacctacTACTACCATTTATTCAACTACATAATTCCTCGTTGTTTGTCAGATACCCTTTGTTTTacggcttttttttttatttttaatTTCACCACCTTAGAAAACCTTGATGAACTGCCTACTTTTTACTTCTTTGCCTATGTGTATTTCCATTGCAAGGCGCTCTGGGTCAGACACTTTGAGCACGGCGGGGTTTGGGAAAGAGGCGGAAATGAGTGATATGAAAGTTTAGTTTTGCGACAAGAACAAAGATGAACCTGTAAAATTGAGTAATAAGCCTGTGTGAGCGAACTTTTTCATGTCGGAGTATTCAACTGTCGGTATTGATATCTGAAAGGATGTGACAAAATCTTCAAGTGCTGGGCGGTAATTGTCTGGTGGTAGAGTCAGGAATGGAATGCGTTGTGCGTCGGCGATGAACCGATACCGTTGTTGTCCATATCTGGTATCTATCAACAGTTAAGCCACATATGATTATGGTGTAAAAAGTGAGCgtggtatatatataatTATCGTATCTATCATTACGCATATATGCATCGAATGAAGCCCTTATTTCTCTTCCCCCTGGGGTATCGGAATAAACCCATATAAACGCCCTGAAAAAGCCATATTCAACAGAGAAGCGAACGTTATGTTTGTTGTCCCTTTTTTTTACATGTGCCCATTCGTTCCCTTACAAAAAATGGTACAAAAACACAAGTGAACGAAATCTAGGTATCCGCGCGAAAACAACGTTTTAAGCAGTGaagacaacagcagcaacagtagCAACGACTGGCCACCACCCAGCATTCTCCAAAAGAGCACGCaggccatcaccagcagcagagcCAGGAGCGTCGGTGCCGCCGGGAGCAGTGGTGCCATCCGGAAGAGTACCGTTGATCAGAATCGTGCTGGTTCCGTTGACATTGGCGACGTCAATCACAGACTTGTCGAGGGCCGCGTAGCTTCCATTGCCGATCAAGTCCTTCATGTACTGCTCGTCGTCATTGTCGTCACAGCCGCAGACGCTGTCCTCGGCGCAGGCGCAAATCACAGGCTTGGTCTCTCTCcggtcggtggtgatgttgtagaAAGTGAAGCCCTCGGGACGGCGGTACAAGTAAGCGCTGGTCAGCCAGAGGCCAGGccagaaggcgaggaaaGCAGCTCcaaagaagaggggggcAACGCCGCGGGCGGGCGAAGGTCTACCAGCCCTATAAGGCACTgcggcaccaccgccgtAATATGCGCCACCGCCATATGCGGGTGCTGGGCCGGTTCCGGTTGAGGTCCGGCCGCCCGAGTTGAAGCCAGGAGAGCCTCTTGTCCTATTTTGTGGTGTGTTAGTCGAGCCGAAGGAATCCAAGAATGAGAGACGCTACAATGATGAGGAACCCCAGTAGTGGACGCAGGACTTCGGTACGGAAATGTCGCCCTATCCGATCCCGacgtcgacgacgaagatcCAGCTCCCCAGGTCCAGGTTGGCCAAGACCAGACATTTGACCAGGAGGCTTGCGTCGACGGAGGAGTAGATTTCGCGGATGAAGGTTTCCTGATTCTGGATCCTCACCCAAAACCGAGCCCAACACTATCAGGCCATTCATTCACGGTATGTTAAGAAAAATATCAAAACAACATCTAACTTACCCAGaactgccgccgccgccggtagAGCCCGAGCCCGAGGTACCAGAAgaaccgccaccgccgccaccgccgccgccgccgccgccgccgccgcgaccacctccaccgcctccgcctctccGCTTCCAGAGTTCGCTATCATCATGAGAATGCGTGTCGCGCTCGCTGTGTCGTACTGGCTCATGCTGTGCAATCTCCCCAATTGGTGGTGACACAAGACCGTGTACTGTCGCGTCGGCGACGAGGAGCGCCGACAAAAACGTGGAAACCTTCATAGTAGGTGTGTGTGATGCGTGCGTGTGGGTGAATTGACGTGTAGCTAGTAAAGTAGTTCTTCCAAATGCGAATGAGATTGCGAGGCGACGTCTAGCTTGCAGGTGTCAAGTCTACTTGCAGATATGGCTGATATAGATGACGAGCTTTTTTAAAAGTTGGTTAACTGCGCAAACGTGACATGCAGGCCTGATACCTTATATGTTCCCCTGTAGAATGTTTCACAGAGCATGACATGACAGAGCCACAAAAAGCAGGCGGCGCGGGTTTTGGCTGCAGGTGCTCTCTTTTGCGTGTGCCAAGACCCATGGGTGGCGGAGGGTCCTGTTCATGGGGCCCCATGATGCTTGTTCCTGCTCGTTggaaccaatcaggagtgTCCCTAGGCCTTGTTGCCGACCAAGAGCCTTCGAGCTGACAAGGCGCTTTTTTGGTGAATTCCAAAAAGATAAGATGAGATTCTTCGATTTGGGATAGCAAGAATTGTGGCTTGCCGCACGACGCCACAAAGACTTATAGTACAAGCCATGTCATCTGCCGGGCTCTTGAAAGCGAATTTGCGTCCATTTGCTCTTTGAATCCAACCAAGAGAGATGAAGTGGCTGACCGGGTCATTGTTGAAAGGGGCAAAAGGGTGTGTCCAACTCGGATTCGGGTTCAAAGTTGTCGTCGGCATTCCGCTGGATCTTGTTCAACAGCGCTATGACGTCCGAGACTCCCCCTGTAATTTTGCTGGGTATCAATTTTCTAGCACCACGTGCGGGGAAATAGTGGTGCAGAGCACTTGTGAGCCAGAACCAGCACAGAATGCTGGGTGGCTGAGTGCATGCAGAGGGGTACCATTCTTCGCTCACCGATTACATATTGCTACGCTGGTCGCTCACTATTTGCTTGTAAGCGGGTCAATAGGAGTGAGGTCATGAGAGAAACCAACCGAGTGGTTCATAGGTGCTCCAATTCTCAAGTTTGCCAATAAGAACAGTGGAATATCTGATTGGTAGGCGCATTCCGATCCGCTTCATACCTTCCTCTGCCTTGCCAACTGCCTCGCCCCTTGGACCCTGAAATTCCGCTCATCAGCGATCCCAATCACTGACATCTCTCCTCGACATCGGATGTTAGGTGTTTCAAGCATCGCTGACCACCGCACTATCTAATCGGCTCCCTCTTTCATCGACTCTGAATACTATCTCATCCGAGGCTGTCTCGATCCAACATGTCATCCCCTCGCCCAAATGACAAATCACTACTGGACCGTCTCAACGCTCTCAAAACGTCAAGTGTTACACTTGATCACACCCCGAAGTAATGAGTTGTGCACACTCTCTCCAACCCCGTAGTACACATGTGCTAAAATGTGACATGTTGAAAGCACCGCTTCCTTTCCCACCACTGTGCCGCCCCAGAATCAGCCACTATCCAGAGAAGATGCTCTCGCTGAGCGCCTCCGACAGCTCCGGCAGGGTAATACCGGGCCCAATATGTCCCGTCCCGAGGACCAGAGTCCTAAAGACGGCCCTGTATTAGGCTCTTCGGGCAATGCTAGTGGAGacaaaccaccaacaccgttGGAGCAAGCACATTCGGCACAGCCCCCGGCCACACCACGGATCAGCAGCGACCGAGACCCGAAAGAGCAGCTCGTAAAGAGTCTGCCATCTACGCCTTCTTCACTGCCTTCGCGCACAGCAATTCCAAATTCGGAAAATGCTGGCATATCTCGGGCAAAACCCTCTTactttgttggaggaggacccgaggatgtcgatgatgatgctgttcaGGCTCTGTTAGAAGATCtcggtgggggggaggacttcaacctcaccgACGGCCCCCTTGAGACGGGTACTGATACGAAAACCGAAGACCAGAGAGTCTCCGAATTGTTGGATGAGCTCGCAAAGGCGGTGCCGCCGAGCTCTGGCAACGagaaagatgatgatgatgatgatgaagacgacaaCTCCGACGGCGAGCAAATGACCGCCGCCGTTGATAAGATACTGTCTCAAACCCAAGATGAACTAACCCtctcacccaacccaacgGAACCGGAAGACAGCGGgaacacccaacccaacaacaccgacaacaccctca
It encodes the following:
- a CDS encoding uncharacterized protein (EggNog:ENOG503NUC5), with the translated sequence MALEAPLRTSTGSIRSIYPSYAEMALSSGRESPALTSQYMASSSGPDSQALRPNSFTRPSSAHLMSPSSDIVGPSPVTSNGTETTEIEDEEVEETEEATGFGRNSLLMLKTNIPDHVRKSGSEEVVSVIHAPPNFQDWKSGDTTSRSSVSNSVSGASIVSSGASPPPSEPSTVVTRHSLNQSPPMVNTRVRPVSFNLDAPTPQAQKLEDVYANESTKTRSSTASSLELIPEIIENDGDEEFEDADEFANPTRGQDTEVKALKAALEECWTLCNTLANLSSIHRKQVFHSSGTPDAHERAWKCCWKLCKRLYHSRDDVSESFGVRTNLDLCRDFCQSLFDVRQRTNETADSILRVSFELNNHLYSAQDSRTLPEAFRERTLDFYITLCHRLMKQRNDLAEETDSLLRACWALAEMLFSLRQNRRDGKAPDEELLGSAVQACWELCDIFREGWTQVRPDRGTPRPNQVNFFAANPTFGLQMSSHQSEVERSNAGSRASLRSKRESLRSLGELERPRARPVVPETPVTEFEDTPISPDASPQMPNILVLGTSDSRSDRGGRWSSNASNLSGYSQNTSSTATTATTIEDVNITRIKALVVKAALNIGFDRSAPGADAPSALQSFVNDLPQHSFGGLPNQVSLLQNYKNLVLADASFRSPATLPARGKRFNAVEVAKSVGWMMIRSGQYNFLRDLYRLVFGCQLEDADTRKNVSIVV
- a CDS encoding uncharacterized protein (EggNog:ENOG503P8SZ); the encoded protein is MSSPRPNDKSLLDRLNALKTSSVTLDHTPNTASFPTTVPPQNQPLSREDALAERLRQLRQGNTGPNMSRPEDQSPKDGPVLGSSGNASGDKPPTPLEQAHSAQPPATPRISSDRDPKEQLVKSLPSTPSSLPSRTAIPNSENAGISRAKPSYFVGGGPEDVDDDAVQALLEDLGGGEDFNLTDGPLETGTDTKTEDQRVSELLDELAKAVPPSSGNEKDDDDDDEDDNSDGEQMTAAVDKILSQTQDELTLSPNPTEPEDSGNTQPNNTDNTLNLPTVPTALQDPAPDPFEDEISSRLAALRGIGPVDPFGLPAAPTFSPEERERSTPTKKPPLGGREEKYSDEDAKTWCVVCLDDGTIKCVGCDDDLYCDRCWREMHVGPRAGYDERGHQWVKWKKGGRGRGVE
- a CDS encoding uncharacterized protein (EggNog:ENOG503P33N; COG:S), encoding MKVSTFLSALLVADATVHGLVSPPIGEIAQHEPVRHSERDTHSHDDSELWKRRGGGGGGGRGGGGGGGGGGGGGGSSGTSGSGSTGGGGSSGTRGSPGFNSGGRTSTGTGPAPAYGGGAYYGGGAAVPYRAGRPSPARGVAPLFFGAAFLAFWPGLWLTSAYLYRRPEGFTFYNITTDRRETKPVICACAEDSVCGCDDNDDEQYMKDLIGNGSYAALDKSVIDVANVNGTSTILINGTLPDGTTAPGGTDAPGSAAGDGLRALLENAGWWPVVATVAAVVFTA